The proteins below come from a single Iocasia fonsfrigidae genomic window:
- a CDS encoding LacI family DNA-binding transcriptional regulator translates to MGVSIKDVAKKAGVSVSTVSRVLNNGKYVTDETSEKVMKAVKLLGYRPNIIARGLRTKKTNSVGLIVPDITNEFFAKLAKTIEENLNNNNYSLLLCNSGENEDKERKYIKTLLDKFVDGIIFISSGYDQNMHLFPDDLPIIAIDRKPNAKRVNFISSENKKGGYLATKHLIENGCSKILMLKDRKAVSPMNARLEGYRDALREYNMLFDEDMIIESEVELEYVKEKILKIHKRLEFDGIFAGTDLLAIGAIKTLLKLGYKIPKDIQVIGFDNVLTSQYYNPGLTTIAQRLSEIGERSASLMVDLIENGVKNTESKSYFLPVELIKRDTTR, encoded by the coding sequence ATGGGTGTTAGTATAAAGGATGTAGCCAAAAAAGCCGGTGTTTCTGTATCTACGGTTTCTCGGGTTTTAAATAATGGTAAGTATGTAACTGATGAAACCAGTGAGAAAGTAATGAAGGCTGTGAAACTTTTAGGATATCGTCCGAATATAATTGCCCGGGGTTTGAGGACAAAAAAGACAAATTCCGTTGGTTTAATAGTTCCTGATATAACTAATGAGTTTTTTGCGAAATTGGCGAAAACTATTGAAGAAAATCTTAATAATAACAATTATAGTTTATTATTATGTAATTCTGGTGAGAATGAGGATAAAGAAAGGAAATATATAAAAACTCTCCTAGATAAATTTGTTGATGGTATTATCTTTATATCGAGTGGTTATGATCAAAACATGCATTTATTTCCCGATGATTTGCCAATCATAGCTATAGATCGCAAACCTAATGCAAAAAGAGTTAATTTTATAAGTAGTGAAAACAAAAAAGGTGGTTATCTAGCTACCAAACATTTAATTGAAAATGGCTGTTCTAAAATATTAATGCTTAAGGATAGAAAAGCAGTTTCACCAATGAATGCCCGTTTAGAAGGATATCGTGATGCTTTAAGGGAATATAATATGTTGTTTGATGAAGATATGATTATTGAATCGGAAGTAGAACTAGAATATGTTAAAGAAAAGATATTAAAAATACACAAGCGACTTGAATTTGATGGTATTTTTGCAGGAACAGATTTGCTGGCAATAGGTGCTATCAAAACCCTTTTAAAACTTGGTTATAAAATACCTAAAGATATTCAAGTAATAGGTTTTGACAATGTCTTGACATCCCAATATTATAACCCTGGTTTAACCACTATTGCTCAAAGATTAAGTGAGATTGGGGAAAGAAGTGCTTCTCTAATGGTTGATTTGATTGAAAACGGAGTCAAAAATACAGAATCAAAGTCTTATTTTCTGCCGGTAGAATTAATTAAAAGGGATACAACTAGATGA
- a CDS encoding PHP domain-containing protein produces the protein MTMYHDYAGVIHIHSTYSDGLKKIPDIIQAANEAGCNYMILSDHDTLKGLSKEGWYNNTILLVGEEITIGEDEGHYLAMGFESEIAPHNRPQETIDEVKKQGGIGFIAHPYNKSYFDDFNITSVKWNDWNVIGFNGIEIWNYSHDWIDNFTPLNFLIGLSWPDNFIDGPLSKTLKKWDELLRYQKIIGIGSVDAHGYFYSYKKMFETLHTHLLLEKTLTFQSAFFKKDKSLVYEALKKGNCYLSYDYLANAAGFMYSAKNMQKEVIMGDELNIRTGVVLTISTPEPALLKVIKDGQIIAEKNNTKLLVKKINEPGAYRAEVYLKAFRGFNLKYRPWIFSNPIYIY, from the coding sequence ATGACCATGTATCATGATTATGCTGGAGTAATTCATATTCATTCTACCTATTCAGATGGGTTAAAAAAAATACCTGATATCATTCAAGCTGCTAATGAAGCTGGATGTAACTATATGATCTTAAGTGACCATGACACACTAAAAGGACTTTCAAAAGAAGGATGGTATAATAATACTATTCTCCTGGTGGGAGAAGAAATAACTATAGGGGAAGATGAAGGCCACTATTTAGCAATGGGATTTGAATCAGAAATAGCCCCTCATAATAGACCACAGGAAACAATAGATGAAGTTAAAAAACAAGGTGGTATAGGTTTTATTGCCCATCCATATAACAAAAGTTACTTTGATGATTTTAATATTACCTCGGTTAAATGGAATGATTGGAATGTAATTGGGTTTAATGGCATAGAAATATGGAATTATAGTCATGACTGGATTGATAATTTTACTCCGTTAAATTTTCTTATCGGTCTAAGTTGGCCTGATAATTTTATTGATGGGCCACTGTCAAAAACCCTTAAAAAGTGGGATGAGCTTTTACGTTATCAAAAAATTATAGGGATTGGCAGTGTAGATGCTCATGGATACTTTTATTCTTATAAAAAGATGTTTGAGACATTACACACCCATCTTCTTTTAGAAAAAACCCTAACTTTTCAATCGGCTTTTTTCAAAAAAGATAAAAGTTTAGTTTATGAAGCATTAAAAAAGGGAAACTGTTATCTAAGTTATGATTATCTTGCTAATGCTGCAGGTTTTATGTATTCAGCCAAAAATATGCAAAAAGAGGTTATTATGGGGGATGAGTTGAATATAAGAACAGGGGTTGTATTAACTATCTCAACACCTGAGCCAGCTTTATTAAAAGTAATTAAAGATGGACAAATTATTGCAGAAAAAAATAATACAAAGCTATTAGTAAAAAAAATAAATGAACCAGGGGCATATAGAGCAGAGGTTTATTTAAAGGCCTTTAGAGGATTTAATTTAAAATATAGGCCCTGGATCTTTAGTAATCCAATTTATATTTATTAA